The genomic window CGGCTTGGATATTCGGGTGATGGATGCAATATGGATGATGTCATTGTTCATTTGGCCTGTAACCCTTACTTCTTCAGCAGCAAAGTGGGAGACTTGTTGCTGAGGCTCGACCTCGTAGACTTTGTTATCGACCCAAAGCCCATACTTCGATCCCCGCTTTACACAAAGCCGAACACATGCCCGGTCAGGGCGCATGGTAGACGTACGCTGACAATGGGTGCCGCAGTGGGTATCGGTAACGAAGCCATCCCAAGTCTTAACGGTAATAATATACTTGACAGACTATAGTCAGAGTTGTATCTTAGAAACATGGAAACGCCTAAGACACTACTCGAAGCCATCAACTTCTTCTCAGTTTACGAGAATTGCCGTCAATTCATGATCGCTATTCGCTGGGCTGATGGTGTTGTTCGCTGCCCTTATTGCGATGCCACCAAGCTGACCTATCTGGAGAAGGCGCGAGTGTACCGCTGCTATGGCGACCACGCAAAGCAAAAGTTCTCCCTCAAGGTTGGCACCATTTTTGAAGATTCGGCTATCGGTCTTGAGAAATGGCTTCCCGCTGCATGGCTCCTATCGAACTGCAAAAATGGCATCAGCAGCTATGAGCTTGCGAGGGCGCTTGGCGTCACGCAGAAGTCGGCATGGCACATGCTTCACCGTCTGCGGGAAGCAATGACGGATGAGACTGGCAAGATCGGCGGAAACGGTACGCCTGTAGAGTGTGACGAGACTTTCATCGTTCCTAAGACTCAGAAGATGCATAAGGCCAAGCGCATCCAGTACCACGCTACAGGCGGCTCTAAGGCTGTTGTACTGGGCATGTTGGAGCGTGGTGGCCGCGTCAAGGCTGCGGTGATCCCTGCACGTCATAAGATGCATATGAACCCTGTAATGACGGCAAACGTGGAAGCGGGAGCAAATATCATGACTGATGAGTTTGCGACCTATGGCGTACTCGACACGCCTTATAACCGTGAGGTCATCACTCACGCGATGGAGTACGTCAATGGCCACATCCACACACAGGGCATTGAGAACTTCTGGGCGCTATTGAAGCGTGGTCTTCGTGGAACCTATGTCAGTGTGGAACCCTTCCACCTTGACGCCTACGTGAAAGAGCAGGTCTTTCGTTACAACAATCGCAAGGACGCGGACGACTTCACGCGCTTTGCAACTTGCATGATGGGCATACAGGGAAAGCGCCTCACCTATCAGGCGCTCACGCAAAGGCCGAGTGTGGTCTAAGAACGGGCAGGGCCGGGGGAAGCGGTCTTAGGCTTTGCCGGAACTATTTTCCTCATCAGATCGGTGAACGCTCCGAAATCGCCAGCGGTCTTCATCGTTTCTGTTTTCGGTGGCCTTTTTGCCGGGTCTTTCCATTGCTTTTTCATGCCGCGATTGTACCTTTTTTAGGGGATGACGGGTGGTTGCATGGCCGTTCGGAAGTTCATCGGTGTTCCTCACATGAAAAAGGGAGGCACGCGGCCTCCCTTTGGATATTCGCCTCTCGGCACGCAGCCAAGAGAATTTTTGAAACTGTGCGAAGATTACATAAACCTAAAGGGGTTCGCAATACCCCAAGCGGGCAGACTCCAAACCTTTGGCTCCCACGGCTCCGTTACGCGCTTTTTAGCGTAACAGGAGCGCATCCAAAAAACAAGCATAAAAATAAATGTGGCACTATGTTCCACAGGTAGCCAACATTTGCTTTTTTAGCCAATTATTGATTTAACGAAGCGCCACTGCCCTATTCCAGCGCATTCACTACATGATCAGGTCAAATATGCTGCGGCCATTGTGTTTAGTGCCCATTAAGCATATAAGGGTATTCCGAAATTGGACGATATATAAATTGAGCTTAAGACCGGTTACCGTCATTGAAGCGTTCTACAAAGCCCTACAGGTTGGGCTTGAAAAATTTGGCGACTTCTTGAGGGAATTGGCCGTCCTATTGCTAGTGTTTATACCGATTGACTATTGGAAGGTTGGTCTTTCATGGCCGAGATTCTATGCCGTATTTGGGGCTAGCGCGGGAATCTTTGGTTTCGGGCTGATGTGCGAATATGCGGCGATTGCCGTCAAACGGTACAGAGAGTTGTACGAAGAGGAGATGGGAAAATGGTTCAAACTCACATCATCCAGCTAATCGTTGGGGTTCTTGGCTTTGCTACTCTAGGCGTGATTGTGGGATCGCTGTTAGCAATCCGCAAGCTGAAGGAAAAGACTGAAGAGGTCAAGAAGCACCGCATTGAAGTAGAGATAAGCCGGTCTGAGCATAAACATGATAGCGACATGATGCCCGCACATCGGTAATTCTCTTCCTAAATTCCTGCAATCAATTGCAACGAAAAACCTCGCCTCGACCTAGGCGGGGTTTTCTGTGCAAACTATGCTGCCCTGTCACGGTGTTCATATCTTCGTCCTTTCTTCGTAGTCAGTCAAATCTGTTATTACCGTCTTAACGGTTTGTGAATGCGCAAGATGACCGACAGCAAAAAGAAGTGCTACGCAGAGATAGACCTTCATCGTCTCGCCCCTTTACGGCAGCAATCTTATCAAAATCTGATTTTGAGGGATTTGGTAGCGCCACCGGGGCTCGAACCCGGACTCTCAGCCTTGAAAGGGCCGCGTGTTAACCAGTTACACCATGGCGCCGTACACAGAATCTTCCGTTGCTTCGACTATATTCCGCTTGCAGCTTCTTAAGCGAAACGCATTCGGAAGGAAACAGATTTGGTAGCGTTACCGGGGCTCGAACCCGGACTCTTCGCCTTGAGAGGGCGACGTGTTAACCAGTTACACCATAACGCCAGAAGGGAGGAAGTTCTCTGCTGCGATGGGTTAAGTATAGCAGAACTTGGGGGTGTTTTAGTGGAGAACAAGCAACTGCAAAAACCAAATATGGGGGTTCTTCGCTGCGCTCAGAATGACAAGCGGAAACAACGGCAACTGCAACCGCAGATCCCTACGGGATGACAAACAAAAAGACAGGCAACTACAACGACAGAAGCAAAACCTGCGCGACGCGAATACGGCGCGATTTACAGGCCGAGTTTTTTGACCTCGTCGTTATAGTACTTGCGGTAGAGGATGTCCCACTCCTGCGAGCCTTCCATGATGATCTTGCGCTGCGAGGCGATCTTCAGCCGGGCCGCTGCGTCGATCCTGGTCTCTTCGAGGAGAAGCTTTTCGAGGGCCTTGCGGGCCTCCTGCCGGATGGTATTGCGATCTTCGAGAAAGTCGCACTCGGGAATCTCGGCGAGGGTGTCGGCTATGGTGTGGGCGAGCTTATTGAGTTTGTCGCGGGAGATTCTCACAGCACCGCCTTGTACTTGCGGGCCAGCTCGTTCTTCACCTTTTTGAACATCTCGGGGTAGCTGGCTCCGGTCTTGAGCATGTCGTCCTGGAAGGCTTCGAGGATGACGCGAACTTCGTCGTTGATACGATCCTCCAGCGCCAGTTCTTCGATCATGGCGGCTGTAACCCGCTCCTCGAGAACAGCAGGCTTGGCGGTTTCGATCATCTTCTCGGCAACGAGGTGCTTGAGGGTCTGGCGCGCCAGATATCCAACGTAATCTTTAGAAAAAATCATTGACTTTCACTCGAATATATCATGCGTGTCTATCACTTGTAGCGGACCTTCGCCGAGGCGCTACTTCTGTTTTGGCGCTGGCCTGTGTGGGCAATGCTCGGTATTGAGGCAGGTTGCGGGGAGGCGCAGGCGCTCCACGGGACGGCCATGCAGTAGATGCTCGGTGACAATTTCATCCACGTCTTTAAGCTGGACAAAGCCGTACCAGACGGCCTCGGGATAGACCACCACGGTTGGGCCGTGTTCGCATTGATCGAGGCAGCCGGACTCGTTGGCGCGGACGAGATGCTTGAGGCCAGCGTCTTTGAGGGCGTCCTTGAAGGCGGATTTGAGCTTTTTGCTGCCATGGGGAAGGCAGCTCGGACGGGGCGCGGATTCGTCGCGCTCGTTGGTACAGATGAAGACGTGATGTTTAAATTCCGGCACGGCTGGATTTCCTGTTCCTGGTCTCGTTTTGCAACGGCGGATCGTGCGGGCCTCGTAGCTTTCTGAGACAATATGAGATCGATGCAACCAGACAATCTTATCTCGCTTAAAGACGACATGATAGCGTTCATCGCTGGCCATGGGATGCGCCGGCTGAATGCCTATGTCACCGAAGACGTTCCCACCGTCCTATTTGAAGAAGAAAACCCGGACGGATGGAAGGATTTTGTCGAACATGCGAAGGCGGCTGGCGCTCCCTTTGTGACGATGAGCGAGGTGGTGCTGGAGAAGTCGGACATTGCGATCCTGCTCGAACAGATTCGCGATCAGACGTTTCCGGACGATGAGGCCGCGGAGCTGGACGACGCTGAATACCTGGTCAATTACGTGGGAAAGATCGGCTATCTGCAGCTCGGGTTTGCACATCAGGGCGTGATGTTCGTCTTTGAGGTTGCCACAGACTGGTATGACCGTTTTCAGGACCTTCTGGAG from Granulicella sp. L56 includes these protein-coding regions:
- a CDS encoding IS1595 family transposase encodes the protein METPKTLLEAINFFSVYENCRQFMIAIRWADGVVRCPYCDATKLTYLEKARVYRCYGDHAKQKFSLKVGTIFEDSAIGLEKWLPAAWLLSNCKNGISSYELARALGVTQKSAWHMLHRLREAMTDETGKIGGNGTPVECDETFIVPKTQKMHKAKRIQYHATGGSKAVVLGMLERGGRVKAAVIPARHKMHMNPVMTANVEAGANIMTDEFATYGVLDTPYNREVITHAMEYVNGHIHTQGIENFWALLKRGLRGTYVSVEPFHLDAYVKEQVFRYNNRKDADDFTRFATCMMGIQGKRLTYQALTQRPSVV
- a CDS encoding DUF507 family protein, coding for MRISRDKLNKLAHTIADTLAEIPECDFLEDRNTIRQEARKALEKLLLEETRIDAAARLKIASQRKIIMEGSQEWDILYRKYYNDEVKKLGL
- a CDS encoding DUF507 family protein codes for the protein MIFSKDYVGYLARQTLKHLVAEKMIETAKPAVLEERVTAAMIEELALEDRINDEVRVILEAFQDDMLKTGASYPEMFKKVKNELARKYKAVL
- a CDS encoding ferredoxin, producing the protein MPEFKHHVFICTNERDESAPRPSCLPHGSKKLKSAFKDALKDAGLKHLVRANESGCLDQCEHGPTVVVYPEAVWYGFVQLKDVDEIVTEHLLHGRPVERLRLPATCLNTEHCPHRPAPKQK